In one Thioclava sp. ES.031 genomic region, the following are encoded:
- a CDS encoding acetyl-CoA C-acetyltransferase yields MTEAYIYDAARTPRGKGRKDGSLHEVSSVALSARLLNAVAERNNLEGHAVEDVIWGNATQVMEQGGCLARSAVLLSDLDERIPGLSINRFCASGMEAVNLAANQVRGGAGMGYIAGGVEMMGRVAMGSDGAAIAVDPSLAMKTYFVPQGISADIIATEYGFSREDVDALGVESQRRAAEAIKENRFAKSIVPVKDQNGLTILDHDEFPRAGTTMESLGGLKPSFKDMGEVMPGFDKVAMLKYPHLDHINHVHHAGNSSGIVDGAAAVLIGNKEFGEAHGLKPRARIRATAKIGTDPTIMLTGPVPVTEKILADSGMSISDIDLFEVNEAFAAVVLRFMQAFQVDADKVNVNGGAIALGHPLGATGAIIIGTLLDELERRDLNTGLATLCVASGMGAATIIERV; encoded by the coding sequence ATGACGGAAGCCTATATCTATGACGCAGCCCGCACCCCGCGGGGCAAGGGCCGCAAGGACGGCTCGTTGCACGAGGTCAGCTCGGTCGCGCTGTCGGCGCGGCTGCTGAACGCGGTGGCCGAGCGTAACAACCTCGAAGGCCACGCGGTCGAGGACGTGATCTGGGGCAACGCGACCCAGGTGATGGAGCAGGGCGGCTGCCTTGCACGCTCGGCGGTGCTTCTGTCGGATCTCGACGAGCGCATCCCCGGCCTGTCGATCAACCGCTTCTGCGCGTCCGGCATGGAAGCGGTGAACCTCGCCGCGAACCAGGTGCGCGGCGGCGCGGGCATGGGCTATATCGCAGGCGGCGTCGAAATGATGGGCCGCGTCGCGATGGGCTCGGACGGCGCGGCGATCGCCGTGGACCCGTCGCTAGCGATGAAGACCTATTTCGTCCCGCAGGGCATCTCGGCCGATATCATCGCCACCGAATACGGCTTTAGCCGCGAAGACGTCGACGCGCTCGGCGTGGAATCGCAGCGCCGCGCGGCCGAGGCGATCAAGGAAAACCGTTTCGCGAAATCCATCGTGCCGGTGAAGGACCAGAACGGTCTGACCATCCTCGACCACGACGAATTCCCGCGGGCGGGCACCACGATGGAAAGCCTCGGCGGCCTCAAGCCTTCCTTCAAGGATATGGGTGAGGTGATGCCGGGCTTCGACAAGGTCGCGATGCTGAAATACCCGCATCTCGATCACATCAACCACGTCCACCACGCGGGCAACTCCTCGGGTATCGTTGACGGTGCCGCCGCCGTGCTGATCGGCAACAAGGAATTCGGTGAGGCGCATGGCCTGAAGCCGCGCGCGCGCATCCGCGCCACCGCGAAGATCGGCACCGATCCGACGATCATGCTGACCGGCCCGGTTCCGGTGACCGAGAAGATCCTTGCGGATTCGGGCATGTCGATCTCCGACATCGACCTCTTCGAGGTGAACGAGGCGTTTGCCGCGGTCGTGCTGCGCTTCATGCAGGCCTTCCAGGTCGATGCCGACAAGGTCAACGTCAATGGCGGCGCGATCGCGCTTGGCCACCCGCTCGGCGCCACCGGCGCGATCATCATCGGCACGCTGCTGGACGAGCTGGAACGCCGCGACCTGAATACCGGTCTGGCCACGCTTTGCGTCGCGTCCGGCATGGGCGCCGCGACCATCATCGAGCGCGTGTGA
- a CDS encoding glutathione S-transferase family protein, whose product MAAQLYCFGESGNAYKAALTMELAGYDWEPVYVDFFNGEARSAEYQALNEMAEAPVFKEGDLTLSQSCVIQLHIAEQTGKFLAEDRNEMMRWLFWDAQKGSGQQGSLRFLMNFLPEEKRPQEAIAWLKGRVLTAIKTLERHMDGRDWVVGDQPSLADFACCGYLYYPEPFGFDRKEFPNIDRWLDGIAALPGWKHPYDLMPGNPSDRA is encoded by the coding sequence ATGGCGGCACAACTTTATTGCTTCGGTGAGTCTGGCAACGCCTATAAGGCGGCGCTGACGATGGAACTGGCGGGCTACGACTGGGAGCCTGTCTATGTCGATTTCTTCAACGGCGAGGCGCGCAGCGCCGAATATCAGGCGCTGAACGAAATGGCCGAGGCGCCCGTCTTCAAAGAGGGCGACCTGACGCTGTCGCAGTCCTGCGTCATCCAGCTTCATATCGCGGAGCAGACCGGCAAATTCCTCGCCGAGGATCGCAACGAAATGATGCGCTGGCTGTTCTGGGACGCGCAAAAAGGGTCGGGCCAGCAGGGCTCGCTGCGCTTCCTGATGAACTTCCTGCCCGAAGAGAAGCGCCCGCAAGAGGCGATCGCCTGGCTCAAGGGCCGCGTGCTGACCGCGATCAAGACGCTCGAGCGGCATATGGACGGCCGCGACTGGGTCGTCGGCGACCAGCCCAGCTTGGCCGATTTCGCCTGCTGCGGCTACCTCTACTACCCCGAGCCCTTCGGGTTCGACCGCAAGGAATTCCCCAATATCGACCGTTGGCTGGACGGCATCGCCGCCCTGCCCGGTTGGAAACACCCCTATGATTTGATGCCCGGCAATCCTTCCGACCGGGCGTGA
- a CDS encoding DUF6404 family protein: MYLDNAETNRRYDAALAELRARGVFRSTRPPMGARVLHWLGFEPRPIPYLDWKQNLLIFAAGFAVAQLLVDHLLSATEGMSFAPHLVTLVISALAFGALMALWQIHRKNKLGLSDWDDL; the protein is encoded by the coding sequence ATGTATCTCGACAATGCAGAAACCAACCGCCGTTACGACGCCGCTCTCGCAGAGCTGCGGGCGCGGGGCGTGTTCCGCTCGACCCGGCCGCCAATGGGTGCGCGGGTGCTGCATTGGCTGGGCTTCGAGCCGCGCCCGATTCCCTATCTCGACTGGAAGCAGAACCTGCTGATCTTCGCAGCCGGGTTCGCGGTGGCGCAGCTTCTGGTGGACCACCTGCTGAGCGCGACCGAAGGCATGTCCTTCGCGCCTCATCTGGTGACGCTGGTGATCTCGGCGCTCGCCTTCGGTGCGCTGATGGCGCTGTGGCAGATCCACCGCAAGAACAAGCTCGGGCTGAGCGATTGGGACGACCTCTAG
- a CDS encoding acyl-CoA dehydrogenase C-terminal domain-containing protein, with translation MSSFIANTKDMQFVLHELLKVSNSDVPGYEEMDPDFTEAVLDAAGKVSSEVLAPLNEVGDKEGCVLENGVVRTPKGFDKAFEAMKEGGWTALDCDPEFGGQGMPYLLNCAVGEMFVSANMAFNMYQGLTHGAYSAIHTHGTDEQKQTYLPKMVTCDWTGTMNLTEPHCGTDLGLMRTKAEPQDDGSYAITGTKIFISAGDHDLSDNVIHLVLAKAPGGGEGTKGVSLFIVPKFLVNEDGSLGERNSLSVGKLEEKMGIHGNATCVMNYDGAKGWLLGDLHKGMRAMFTMMNEARLGVGLQGYAVAEAAYQEAVAYAKDRTQGRDVTGVKAPEKAADPIIVHPDVRRMLMDQKSFVEGARAFTFWGAHLIDRSHALDDAEAEGLISLMTPVIKGFLTDKGFETAVSAQQVFGGHGYTEDWPMSQHVRDARIAMIYEGANGIQALDLVGRKLAQDGGKHVMAFFEMVKAECKSHDDDERMKPFTDALKNASKQLQTAGMFFMQNGMKNPNAALSGSYDFMHLMGHVCLGLMWTRMAKAAFTALDNGASDTTFYEGKIATGRYYMARQLPACAMHLARIETGADPVMALADDQF, from the coding sequence ATGTCGAGCTTTATCGCCAACACCAAGGACATGCAGTTTGTGCTGCATGAGCTGCTCAAGGTCTCGAATTCGGATGTGCCGGGTTACGAGGAAATGGACCCCGACTTCACCGAGGCCGTTCTGGATGCCGCAGGCAAGGTCTCGTCCGAGGTGCTGGCCCCGCTGAACGAGGTGGGCGACAAGGAAGGCTGCGTGCTCGAAAACGGCGTGGTCCGCACGCCCAAAGGGTTCGACAAGGCGTTCGAGGCGATGAAAGAGGGCGGCTGGACCGCGCTCGATTGCGATCCCGAGTTCGGCGGTCAGGGTATGCCCTATCTGCTCAACTGCGCGGTGGGCGAGATGTTCGTCTCGGCCAACATGGCCTTCAACATGTATCAGGGCCTGACCCACGGCGCCTATTCGGCGATCCACACCCATGGCACGGACGAGCAGAAGCAGACCTATCTGCCGAAGATGGTCACCTGCGACTGGACCGGCACGATGAACCTGACGGAGCCCCATTGCGGCACCGATCTGGGTCTGATGCGCACCAAGGCCGAGCCGCAGGACGATGGTTCCTACGCGATCACCGGCACGAAGATCTTCATCTCGGCGGGCGATCACGACCTGTCGGATAACGTGATTCACCTCGTGCTGGCGAAAGCGCCGGGCGGTGGCGAAGGCACCAAGGGCGTGTCGCTCTTCATCGTGCCGAAATTCCTCGTCAACGAGGACGGTAGCCTCGGCGAGCGCAACTCGCTCTCGGTCGGCAAGCTCGAAGAGAAGATGGGCATCCACGGCAACGCGACCTGCGTCATGAACTATGACGGCGCGAAGGGCTGGCTGCTGGGCGATCTCCACAAGGGGATGCGCGCGATGTTCACGATGATGAACGAAGCGCGTCTCGGCGTGGGCCTGCAAGGCTATGCCGTGGCCGAGGCCGCCTATCAGGAAGCCGTGGCTTACGCGAAGGACCGCACGCAGGGTCGCGACGTGACCGGTGTCAAAGCACCCGAGAAAGCCGCCGATCCGATCATCGTGCACCCGGACGTGCGCCGGATGCTGATGGATCAGAAGAGCTTCGTCGAGGGCGCGCGCGCCTTCACCTTCTGGGGCGCGCATCTGATCGACCGCTCCCATGCACTCGACGACGCCGAGGCCGAAGGTCTGATCTCGCTGATGACCCCGGTCATCAAGGGCTTCCTGACCGACAAGGGCTTCGAGACCGCCGTCTCCGCGCAGCAGGTCTTCGGTGGCCACGGCTATACCGAGGACTGGCCGATGTCGCAGCATGTGCGCGACGCGCGCATCGCGATGATCTACGAAGGCGCGAACGGCATTCAGGCGCTCGACCTGGTGGGCCGCAAGCTCGCTCAGGACGGCGGCAAGCACGTCATGGCCTTCTTCGAGATGGTCAAAGCCGAGTGCAAATCGCATGACGATGACGAGCGGATGAAGCCCTTCACCGACGCGCTGAAGAATGCCTCCAAGCAGCTTCAGACGGCGGGCATGTTCTTCATGCAAAACGGCATGAAGAACCCGAACGCAGCGCTCTCGGGCAGCTATGACTTCATGCATCTGATGGGTCATGTCTGCCTCGGCCTGATGTGGACGCGGATGGCGAAAGCCGCCTTCACCGCGCTCGACAACGGGGCGTCGGACACCACCTTCTACGAGGGCAAGATCGCCACGGGCCGCTACTACATGGCGCGCCAGCTTCCGGCCTGCGCGATGCACCTCGCGCGGATCGAGACCGGCGCGGACCCGGTCATGGCGCTCGCCGACGATCAGTTCTAA
- a CDS encoding MerR family DNA-binding transcriptional regulator gives MTDTVMTIREMCDAFEVTPRTLRFYESKELLFPIREGQKRLFTRRDRARLKLILRGKRFGFSLEDIRQLLDLYEMGDKQKTQLNETIKLAQQRLEEMTRQREELGQAIDELAGQIEWAEKELEKARHDDAA, from the coding sequence ATGACCGACACAGTAATGACGATCCGCGAGATGTGCGACGCCTTCGAGGTGACCCCGCGCACCCTGCGGTTCTACGAAAGCAAGGAGTTGCTGTTTCCCATTCGCGAGGGACAGAAGCGGCTGTTTACGCGACGCGATCGCGCCCGGCTGAAACTGATCCTGCGCGGCAAGCGTTTCGGGTTCTCGCTGGAGGATATCCGCCAGCTGCTGGACCTCTACGAGATGGGCGACAAGCAGAAGACGCAGCTGAACGAGACGATCAAGCTCGCGCAGCAACGTCTGGAGGAAATGACGCGCCAACGCGAGGAACTGGGTCAGGCGATCGACGAACTGGCCGGTCAGATCGAGTGGGCGGAGAAGGAACTGGAGAAGGCGCGCCACGACGACGCGGCCTGA
- a CDS encoding MerR family DNA-binding transcriptional regulator, which produces MSDLLSFKEMCERFDVTPRTLRYYEYIELLNPQKEGRSRYYGPREVARMTLILRGRRFGFSLEELRQWLMIYDQQGTEEQNRVWVELADRQLDVLTRQREELDAAIDDLRQLRDQVQDTLDS; this is translated from the coding sequence ATGTCAGACTTATTGTCCTTCAAGGAGATGTGCGAGCGGTTCGACGTGACCCCGCGCACGCTGCGCTATTACGAGTATATCGAGCTTCTCAATCCCCAGAAGGAAGGCCGCTCACGCTATTACGGCCCGCGCGAAGTTGCGCGGATGACCCTGATCCTGCGCGGGCGTCGATTTGGCTTCTCGCTCGAGGAACTGCGCCAGTGGCTGATGATCTACGATCAGCAAGGCACGGAAGAGCAGAACCGCGTCTGGGTCGAACTGGCCGACCGGCAGCTTGACGTCCTCACGCGACAACGTGAAGAACTGGACGCGGCGATCGACGACCTACGACAATTGCGTGATCAGGTTCAGGACACTCTTGATTCTTGA
- a CDS encoding metal-dependent hydrolase: MKVIWLGHSGFRIETGDAVILLDPFLTGSPVFPDDKRSEAIEGATHLLLTHGHGDHASDAVPIAKELGIPIYCIHELSIILGADGAETVGFGKGGTVDLGGAKVTMVNATHSASIDYKGGDPVYAGQPAGFMIEAEGHTIYVTGDTDIMADMEWMGELHNPDIGILAAGGHFTMDMKRAAWASKKYFNFKTVIPCHYKTFDALEQSAQPLIDGLPGVDVIEPEILKAIEI, from the coding sequence ATGAAAGTCATTTGGCTCGGCCATTCCGGCTTCCGCATCGAAACCGGCGATGCCGTGATCCTGCTCGACCCGTTCCTGACCGGCTCGCCGGTCTTTCCGGACGACAAGCGCAGCGAAGCGATCGAAGGCGCGACGCATCTGCTGCTGACCCATGGCCATGGCGATCACGCCTCCGATGCGGTGCCGATCGCGAAGGAACTGGGCATTCCGATCTACTGCATTCACGAATTGTCGATCATCCTTGGCGCCGACGGTGCCGAAACCGTCGGCTTCGGCAAGGGCGGCACAGTCGATCTGGGCGGCGCGAAGGTCACGATGGTGAACGCGACCCATTCGGCCTCGATCGACTACAAGGGCGGCGACCCGGTCTATGCAGGCCAGCCCGCGGGCTTCATGATCGAAGCCGAGGGTCACACGATCTATGTCACCGGCGACACCGACATCATGGCCGACATGGAATGGATGGGCGAACTGCACAATCCCGATATCGGCATCCTCGCCGCGGGCGGCCATTTCACGATGGACATGAAGCGCGCGGCCTGGGCGTCGAAGAAGTATTTCAACTTCAAGACCGTCATCCCCTGCCACTACAAGACTTTCGATGCGCTGGAGCAATCGGCCCAACCGCTCATCGACGGCTTGCCCGGCGTGGATGTGATCGAACCCGAGATACTCAAAGCGATCGAAATCTGA
- the gatC gene encoding Asp-tRNA(Asn)/Glu-tRNA(Gln) amidotransferase subunit GatC encodes MSIDIDTARKVAHLARIRVPEDHLPELAQELSSILTFMEQLGEVDVEGVEPMTSVTPMRLKRRVDEVTDGGYPEKILKNAPDAREGFFAVPKVVE; translated from the coding sequence ATGTCCATTGATATCGACACCGCCCGCAAAGTGGCGCATCTGGCCCGGATCCGGGTGCCCGAAGACCATCTGCCCGAGCTCGCACAGGAGCTGTCGAGCATCCTGACCTTTATGGAGCAGCTGGGCGAGGTCGACGTCGAGGGCGTCGAGCCGATGACCTCCGTGACGCCGATGCGCCTCAAGCGCCGCGTCGACGAGGTGACCGATGGCGGTTATCCCGAGAAAATCCTCAAGAACGCCCCCGATGCCCGTGAGGGCTTCTTTGCCGTGCCGAAGGTGGTCGAATGA
- the gatA gene encoding Asp-tRNA(Asn)/Glu-tRNA(Gln) amidotransferase subunit GatA: protein MSLNKLTIADARDALKKGDVTAVELTESCLSEIEGAGALNAYVHKTPEIALEQAKAADARIKSGDAPAMCGIPLGIKDLFATKGVATQAASNILDGFKPEYESTVTQNLWDAGAVMLGKLSMDEFAMGSSNETACYGPAVNPWKIDDRQLTPGGSSGGSAAAVAADLCLAATGTDTGGSIRQPAAFTGIVGIKPTYGRVSRWGVVAFASSLDQAGPMTKSVRDAAIMLGTMCSHDPKDSTSADIPVPDFEAALTGDIRGKKIGIPKEYRIEGMPAEIQKLWDDGIAMMKDAGAEIVDISLPHTKYALPAYYVVAPAEASSNLARYDGVRYGHRAKLAAGEGIVDMYEKTRAEGFGPEVQRRVMIGTYVLSAGFYDAYYNRARKVRALIKRDFEQVFAQGIDSILTPATPSAAFGLGEMDGADPVEMYMQDVFTVTVNLAGLPGVSVPCGLDSKGLPLGLQLIGRPWEEGDLLNHAHVLEQAAGFSAKPEKWW, encoded by the coding sequence ATGAGCCTGAACAAACTGACGATTGCCGACGCGCGCGACGCGCTGAAGAAGGGCGATGTGACCGCGGTCGAACTGACCGAGTCCTGCCTGAGCGAGATCGAGGGCGCAGGCGCGCTGAACGCTTACGTGCACAAGACCCCCGAGATCGCGCTGGAGCAGGCCAAGGCCGCCGATGCGCGCATCAAGTCGGGCGACGCGCCCGCGATGTGCGGTATCCCGCTGGGCATCAAGGATCTTTTCGCGACCAAGGGTGTGGCGACGCAGGCCGCGTCGAACATTCTCGACGGGTTCAAGCCGGAATACGAATCCACCGTCACGCAGAACCTCTGGGATGCGGGCGCGGTCATGCTCGGCAAGCTGTCGATGGACGAATTCGCGATGGGCTCGTCGAACGAGACCGCCTGCTATGGTCCCGCCGTGAACCCGTGGAAGATCGACGATCGGCAACTGACGCCGGGCGGCTCCTCGGGCGGGTCGGCCGCGGCTGTCGCCGCCGATCTGTGCCTTGCCGCGACCGGCACCGATACCGGCGGCTCGATCCGCCAGCCCGCCGCCTTCACCGGCATCGTCGGCATCAAGCCGACCTATGGCCGGGTCTCGCGCTGGGGCGTGGTGGCCTTCGCCTCCTCGCTCGACCAGGCGGGCCCGATGACCAAATCGGTGCGCGACGCGGCGATCATGCTGGGCACGATGTGCTCGCACGATCCGAAGGATTCGACCTCCGCCGATATTCCGGTCCCGGATTTCGAGGCGGCGCTGACCGGTGACATTCGCGGCAAGAAGATCGGTATCCCGAAGGAATACCGCATCGAGGGCATGCCCGCCGAGATCCAGAAGCTCTGGGACGACGGCATCGCGATGATGAAAGACGCGGGCGCCGAGATCGTCGATATCTCGCTGCCGCACACGAAATACGCGCTGCCCGCCTATTACGTCGTGGCCCCGGCCGAGGCGTCCTCCAACCTCGCGCGCTATGATGGCGTGCGTTATGGCCACCGCGCGAAGCTGGCGGCGGGCGAGGGCATCGTCGACATGTACGAGAAGACCCGCGCCGAAGGCTTCGGCCCCGAGGTCCAGCGTCGCGTGATGATCGGCACCTATGTGCTCTCGGCAGGTTTCTACGACGCCTATTACAACCGCGCCCGCAAGGTCCGCGCGTTGATCAAGCGCGACTTCGAGCAGGTCTTCGCACAGGGCATCGACTCGATCCTGACGCCCGCCACCCCGTCGGCCGCTTTCGGGCTGGGCGAGATGGACGGCGCCGATCCGGTCGAGATGTATATGCAGGATGTGTTCACCGTGACGGTGAACCTTGCGGGCCTTCCCGGCGTTTCGGTGCCGTGCGGGCTGGACAGCAAGGGCCTTCCGCTGGGGCTGCAACTCATCGGGCGGCCCTGGGAAGAGGGCGATCTGCTGAATCACGCCCATGTCCTCGAACAGGCCGCAGGCTTCTCGGCCAAACCGGAGAAATGGTGGTAA
- a CDS encoding N-acetylmuramoyl-L-alanine amidase — translation MSADWPSPNYGPRRDGAVPELIIIHYTAMWSCKAARTRLCLPEAEVSAHWLIGRDGSVEQLVPEEMRAWHAGLGSWQGLGDVNSRSIGIELDNEGDRPFPEPLMAALEELLPQIMRRWVIAPENVIGHSDFAPERKIDPGPRFDWQRLARQGLAIWPERSAAAPAVDAESFLALASSLGYPEAPLATILPAFRLRFRPRHEGPLDAVDMALVADLAMRFGADGGAWRSS, via the coding sequence GTGAGCGCCGACTGGCCCTCGCCCAATTACGGCCCGCGCCGCGATGGGGCGGTGCCGGAGCTTATCATCATCCATTACACCGCGATGTGGTCCTGCAAGGCCGCGCGCACGCGCCTGTGCCTGCCCGAGGCGGAGGTCTCCGCGCATTGGCTGATCGGGCGTGACGGTTCGGTCGAGCAGCTCGTCCCCGAGGAGATGCGCGCCTGGCATGCGGGCTTGGGAAGCTGGCAGGGTCTGGGCGATGTGAATTCGCGCTCCATCGGGATCGAGTTGGATAACGAGGGCGACCGTCCGTTTCCCGAGCCGCTGATGGCCGCGCTGGAAGAGCTGCTGCCGCAGATCATGCGCCGCTGGGTAATCGCGCCGGAAAACGTCATCGGCCATTCGGATTTCGCGCCCGAGCGCAAGATCGACCCGGGGCCGCGCTTCGATTGGCAAAGGCTCGCGCGGCAGGGCTTGGCGATCTGGCCTGAGCGGAGTGCAGCTGCGCCCGCGGTGGACGCCGAGAGCTTCCTCGCGCTGGCCTCCAGCCTCGGCTACCCCGAAGCGCCGCTTGCGACGATCCTACCCGCCTTCCGCCTGCGCTTTCGCCCGCGCCATGAGGGGCCGCTCGATGCGGTCGACATGGCGCTGGTCGCCGATCTGGCGATGCGCTTCGGCGCGGATGGCGGGGCGTGGCGTTCCAGCTGA
- a CDS encoding NADPH-dependent 2,4-dienoyl-CoA reductase, which produces MSQYPHIFTPLDLGHVTLPNRVLMGSMHTNLEERGDWNAVAEFYAERARGGVALMVTGGMAPNNEGGVFPGAAGLFTPEDIAHHKIITDRVHEAGGRIAMQILHAGRYAYGPDCVAPSTIKSPISPFPPKELDEAGIEKQITDIATAAARAREAGYDGVEVMGSEGYFLNQFLVRHTNKREDGWGGSFENRMRLPVEVVKRVREAVGPDFIVIFRISLIDLIPDGSTWEEVVTLAKAVEAAGATMLNTGIGWHEARVPTIVTSVPRAAFTWLTGRLKPEVSIPVITSNRINTPEIAEEVLGDGCADMVSMARPFLADADFVVKAKEGRAAEIAPCIACNQACLDHTFQGKVSSCLVNPRAAHETEIVITKTEAPKSIAVVGAGPAGLSAAITAAERGHAVTLFDRASELGGQLTMARAIPGKEEFHGLTDWFKTMVEKTGVTVKLETDATPELLAPFDEIIIATGVQPRDPEIPTEGGQVVSYIDILKGRVTAGKRVAVIGAGGIGFDVAEFLTVTDSPTLDLEEWKREWGVGDPAQTPGGLTKPEPEAPAREVTLLQRKKEKLGRRLGKTTGWIHRAALQMKDVKMIGGVNYEKITAEGLHVSFGEARENPTLIEADTVVLCAGQLSDRSLADALIAAGRSPHVIGGADVAAELDAKRAIDQGTRLAAAL; this is translated from the coding sequence ATGAGCCAATATCCGCATATCTTCACGCCGCTAGATCTGGGCCATGTGACGCTGCCGAACCGCGTGCTGATGGGCTCGATGCACACCAATCTCGAAGAGCGCGGCGACTGGAATGCGGTGGCCGAGTTCTACGCCGAGCGCGCGCGCGGCGGTGTCGCGCTGATGGTGACCGGCGGCATGGCCCCCAATAATGAAGGCGGCGTCTTCCCCGGCGCGGCGGGGCTGTTCACCCCCGAGGACATCGCGCATCACAAGATCATCACCGACCGCGTCCATGAAGCGGGCGGCCGGATCGCGATGCAAATCCTGCACGCCGGGCGCTACGCCTATGGCCCCGATTGCGTGGCCCCGTCGACCATCAAATCCCCGATCTCGCCTTTCCCGCCGAAAGAGCTCGACGAAGCCGGGATCGAGAAGCAGATCACCGACATCGCCACCGCCGCCGCGCGCGCCCGCGAGGCGGGCTATGACGGCGTCGAGGTGATGGGCTCCGAGGGCTATTTCCTCAACCAGTTCCTCGTGCGCCACACCAACAAGCGCGAAGACGGTTGGGGCGGCTCGTTCGAGAACCGGATGCGCCTGCCCGTCGAAGTGGTCAAGCGCGTGCGCGAAGCGGTCGGCCCCGACTTCATCGTGATTTTCCGCATCTCGCTGATCGACCTGATCCCCGACGGCTCGACTTGGGAAGAGGTCGTCACCCTCGCGAAAGCCGTCGAGGCAGCGGGCGCCACGATGCTCAACACCGGCATCGGCTGGCACGAGGCGCGTGTGCCGACCATCGTGACGTCGGTACCGCGGGCGGCCTTCACCTGGCTCACCGGTCGGCTCAAGCCCGAGGTCTCGATCCCGGTCATCACGTCCAATCGGATCAACACGCCCGAGATCGCCGAAGAGGTGCTGGGCGACGGCTGCGCAGACATGGTCTCGATGGCGCGCCCCTTCCTCGCCGATGCGGATTTCGTGGTGAAGGCGAAAGAGGGCCGCGCCGCCGAGATCGCGCCCTGCATCGCCTGCAATCAGGCCTGTCTGGACCACACGTTCCAGGGCAAGGTCTCGAGCTGCCTCGTGAATCCGCGCGCCGCCCATGAGACCGAAATCGTCATCACCAAGACCGAAGCGCCGAAATCGATCGCCGTCGTCGGTGCGGGCCCGGCGGGCTTGTCTGCGGCGATCACCGCGGCCGAGCGTGGCCATGCCGTGACGCTGTTCGATCGGGCCTCTGAACTCGGCGGGCAGCTGACCATGGCGCGCGCGATACCCGGCAAAGAGGAATTCCACGGCCTCACCGACTGGTTCAAGACCATGGTCGAGAAAACCGGCGTGACGGTGAAGCTGGAGACCGACGCCACGCCCGAATTGCTCGCGCCGTTCGACGAGATCATCATCGCGACCGGCGTGCAGCCGCGCGACCCGGAAATCCCGACCGAGGGCGGGCAGGTCGTGAGTTACATCGACATCCTCAAGGGCCGCGTCACCGCCGGAAAGCGCGTCGCGGTGATTGGCGCGGGCGGCATCGGCTTCGACGTGGCCGAATTCCTGACCGTGACCGACAGCCCGACCCTCGATCTCGAGGAATGGAAGCGCGAATGGGGCGTCGGCGATCCGGCGCAGACGCCGGGCGGGTTGACCAAGCCCGAGCCGGAAGCCCCCGCCCGCGAGGTTACGCTGCTGCAGCGCAAGAAGGAGAAGCTCGGTCGCCGCCTCGGCAAGACGACCGGTTGGATTCACCGCGCGGCGCTGCAGATGAAAGACGTGAAGATGATCGGCGGGGTGAATTACGAAAAGATCACCGCCGAGGGGCTGCATGTCAGTTTCGGTGAGGCGCGCGAGAACCCGACGCTGATCGAGGCCGATACGGTCGTGCTCTGCGCGGGCCAACTCTCGGACCGCTCGCTGGCCGATGCGCTGATCGCGGCGGGCCGCAGCCCGCATGTGATCGGCGGCGCGGATGTGGCGGCGGAACTCGACGCGAAACGCGCCATCGATCAGGGCACCCGGCTCGCCGCAGCTCTCTGA